A window from Actinomycetospora corticicola encodes these proteins:
- the trmB gene encoding tRNA (guanosine(46)-N7)-methyltransferase TrmB — MPAGDVAGLDQRRGIVSFADRGGRVTPGQQRAWDRAWPLYGRELAELADVLDDAGHLDAARWFGRAAPLRLEIGSGMGETTAALAAAEPGANHVAVEVYPPGLAQLLMRIEAAELENLRLLRGDAVVVLRDHVAPDSLDGLRVYYPDPWPKRRHHKRRLIQPVTVALMASRLRPGATLHLATDVADYAEWMLEVTDAEPLLENPHGGFAPRPDWRPLTKFETRAEREGRPSRDLLLVRRGAPS; from the coding sequence GTGCCAGCAGGAGACGTCGCGGGGCTCGACCAGCGTCGCGGGATCGTGAGCTTCGCCGACCGCGGGGGCCGGGTGACGCCGGGCCAGCAACGGGCCTGGGACCGCGCGTGGCCGCTCTACGGCCGGGAGCTCGCGGAGCTCGCCGACGTCCTCGACGACGCCGGGCACCTGGACGCCGCACGCTGGTTCGGCCGCGCGGCGCCGTTGCGGCTCGAGATCGGGTCCGGCATGGGGGAGACGACCGCGGCCCTCGCCGCCGCGGAGCCAGGCGCCAACCACGTGGCGGTCGAGGTCTACCCGCCCGGACTCGCCCAGCTGCTCATGCGCATCGAGGCCGCGGAGCTCGAGAACCTGCGGCTGCTGCGCGGCGACGCGGTGGTGGTGCTGCGCGACCACGTCGCGCCGGACTCGCTCGACGGGCTGCGCGTCTACTACCCCGACCCCTGGCCGAAACGCCGCCACCACAAGCGGCGCCTGATCCAGCCCGTGACCGTGGCGCTCATGGCCTCCCGCCTGCGCCCCGGCGCCACGCTCCACCTGGCCACCGACGTCGCCGACTACGCGGAGTGGATGCTCGAGGTCACCGACGCCGAGCCCCTGCTGGAGAACCCTCACGGCGGATTCGCCCCCCGCCCCGACTGGCGGCCGCTGACGAAGTTCGAGACGCGCGCCGAGCGCGAGGGTCGACCCAGCCGTGACCTGCTGCTGGTGCGTCGGGGAGCGCCCTCGTGA
- a CDS encoding DUF6802 family protein — MTEDEVAAAGPAVFPHPPAMPVLATGDLLPGAPLLGAPTVDSDADGVADTTVAPWDDGLVLATDVDHDGAADVVTRVGPEAVVTTRHLDGDVHVEERPWGAPPPPAPSIDPRTGAWVRGRD; from the coding sequence ATGACCGAGGATGAGGTCGCCGCGGCCGGGCCCGCGGTGTTCCCCCACCCCCCGGCGATGCCGGTCCTCGCCACCGGGGACCTGCTGCCCGGCGCGCCGCTCCTCGGCGCGCCCACGGTCGACTCCGACGCCGACGGGGTCGCCGACACCACGGTCGCCCCGTGGGACGACGGGCTGGTCCTCGCCACCGACGTCGACCACGACGGGGCGGCCGACGTGGTCACGCGCGTGGGTCCCGAGGCGGTGGTCACCACCCGCCACCTCGACGGGGACGTCCACGTCGAGGAGCGGCCGTGGGGCGCCCCGCCCCCGCCCGCACCGTCGATCGACCCGCGCACCGGGGCGTGGGTGCGCGGCCGGGACTGA
- a CDS encoding metallopeptidase TldD-related protein: MSTGARPVDPDFLALPLRAVADAALQVARDAGAEHADVRVHRLRSRALELRDARVVSSSDTDRMGLAVRVLRRGVWGFAAHVDVTPTTAAATARRALEVATTLAAVAREAVELAPEPVHADVTWVSDYERDPFDVPEGDRIGLLAQRSTRLLAAPGVDHVEASCLEVKEQTFYADLAGTVTTQQRVRVDPGVSVTAVDREAGGFESLRTVAPPVGRGWEYLTGTGWDWDAELAELPELLAEKLRAPSVDAGPADLVIDPTNLWLVIHESIGHATEYDRAIGYEANYAGTSFATPDLLGTLRYGSEVLQVTGDRTVPHGLASVGWDDDGVATGEFDLIRDGVLVGYQVDRSFAPRLGLERSNGCAYADSAEHVPLQRMANVSLAPAADDVATADLIAGVDDGIYVVGDRSWSIDMQRYNFQFTGQRFYRIRGGELAGQVRDVAYQATTTDFWGALEAVGGPSTWRLGGAFTCGKAQPGQVAPVSHGCPSALFRGIQVLNTASEGTR, from the coding sequence GTGAGCACCGGTGCGCGCCCCGTCGACCCGGACTTCCTCGCCCTCCCGCTGCGGGCCGTGGCCGACGCCGCCCTGCAGGTGGCGCGCGATGCCGGGGCCGAGCACGCCGACGTCCGGGTCCACCGCCTGCGCAGCCGCGCGCTGGAGCTGCGGGACGCGCGCGTGGTGAGTTCCTCGGACACCGACCGGATGGGACTCGCCGTCCGGGTGCTCCGCCGCGGGGTGTGGGGGTTCGCCGCCCACGTCGACGTCACGCCCACCACCGCGGCGGCCACCGCTCGCCGGGCGCTGGAGGTCGCGACGACCCTGGCCGCGGTCGCCCGCGAGGCCGTCGAGCTCGCCCCCGAGCCGGTGCACGCGGACGTCACCTGGGTCTCGGACTACGAGCGCGACCCCTTCGACGTGCCCGAGGGCGACCGCATCGGGCTCCTCGCCCAGCGCTCCACACGGCTGCTCGCCGCGCCCGGCGTCGACCACGTCGAGGCGAGCTGCCTGGAGGTCAAGGAGCAGACCTTCTACGCCGACCTCGCCGGCACCGTCACCACCCAGCAGCGGGTCCGCGTCGACCCCGGGGTGAGCGTCACCGCGGTGGACCGGGAGGCCGGCGGCTTCGAGTCGCTGCGCACGGTGGCCCCGCCGGTCGGGCGCGGCTGGGAGTACCTCACCGGCACCGGGTGGGACTGGGACGCCGAGCTCGCGGAGCTCCCCGAGCTGCTCGCGGAGAAGCTCCGCGCCCCGAGCGTCGACGCGGGCCCCGCCGACCTCGTCATCGACCCCACGAACCTGTGGCTGGTGATCCACGAGTCGATCGGGCACGCCACCGAGTACGACCGCGCGATCGGCTACGAGGCCAACTACGCGGGCACCAGCTTCGCCACCCCCGACCTGCTCGGCACCCTGCGCTACGGCAGCGAGGTCCTGCAGGTCACCGGCGACCGGACCGTGCCGCACGGGCTCGCCTCCGTCGGCTGGGACGACGACGGGGTGGCGACGGGCGAGTTCGACCTCATCCGCGACGGCGTCCTCGTCGGCTACCAGGTCGACCGGTCCTTCGCGCCGCGCCTCGGGCTCGAGCGGTCCAACGGCTGCGCCTACGCCGACTCCGCCGAGCACGTGCCGCTGCAGCGGATGGCCAACGTGTCCCTCGCGCCCGCCGCCGACGACGTCGCCACCGCCGACCTGATCGCGGGGGTGGACGACGGGATCTACGTGGTGGGCGACCGGTCCTGGTCGATCGACATGCAGCGCTACAACTTCCAGTTCACCGGGCAGCGGTTCTACCGGATCCGCGGCGGCGAGCTCGCCGGCCAGGTCCGCGACGTCGCCTACCAGGCCACCACGACCGACTTCTGGGGCGCGCTCGAGGCCGTCGGCGGGCCCTCCACCTGGCGACTGGGCGGGGCGTTCACGTGCGGGAAGGCGCAGCCCGGTCAGGTGGCGCCGGTCAGCCACGGGTGCCCGTCCGCCCTCTTCCGGGGCATCCAGGTCCTCAACACCGCGAGCGAGGGCACCCGATGA
- a CDS encoding dynamin family protein, protein MGRWAEDTARRCRAVSPAVALPIADALDTVAARAVATPAIVVTGPVSSGKSTLVNALVGRRVAPTGAGECTRLTARYVRGPVDRLDVVLADGSRRPLPLAEGGRVPAAVGDRLGVDPGDVDHLLVSLTSEALDGLTVVDTPGAGSARRPRGPARGVADAAEAALVVLPPTALPEEIAGLADAARHGPAGVVAVLGRADTVGDEADAAAVADGLSRRLGSHVGAVTPVIGLLAETAVTGALVTADVAALRALAADPGTDAALVDPELFTTAPSPVDPATRARLLDLLDRRGVGLALALLRARPEAGVGDVCAALLAASGLDRVVDRLRAEVRGRVDLLATVAAERRVAALAEAERAALRADRRRGAPDGGDRDLVRLADLLEDLRARPVHVDLALTEAAARHGSGALPLPADLAADLVLLADPAPDLAGRLGLAAGELAGHAARRAATWRGYASWGTPPGRADVAGTVHRGWARLWGELTR, encoded by the coding sequence GTGGGTCGGTGGGCGGAGGACACGGCACGGCGCTGCCGTGCGGTCTCGCCCGCGGTCGCCCTGCCGATCGCGGACGCGCTGGACACGGTCGCGGCCCGGGCCGTCGCCACGCCGGCGATCGTGGTGACCGGGCCGGTGTCGTCGGGCAAGTCGACGTTGGTCAACGCGCTCGTCGGGCGCCGGGTGGCGCCCACGGGCGCAGGTGAGTGCACGCGGCTGACGGCCCGCTACGTCCGCGGCCCGGTGGACCGGCTCGACGTGGTCCTCGCGGACGGGTCGCGGCGCCCGTTGCCGCTGGCCGAGGGCGGTCGGGTCCCGGCCGCGGTCGGCGACCGGCTCGGCGTCGACCCGGGCGACGTCGACCACCTCCTGGTGTCGCTGACCAGCGAGGCGCTCGACGGGCTCACCGTGGTGGACACCCCCGGCGCCGGCTCCGCCCGCCGTCCCCGGGGCCCGGCGCGGGGCGTCGCCGACGCCGCGGAGGCCGCGCTCGTCGTGCTGCCGCCCACCGCGCTCCCGGAGGAGATCGCGGGCCTCGCCGACGCGGCCCGGCACGGTCCGGCCGGCGTGGTGGCGGTGCTCGGCCGCGCGGACACGGTGGGCGACGAGGCGGACGCGGCCGCGGTGGCCGACGGGCTGTCGCGGCGGCTCGGCTCCCACGTGGGTGCGGTCACACCGGTGATCGGGCTGCTGGCCGAGACGGCGGTGACCGGCGCGCTGGTCACCGCGGACGTCGCGGCCCTGCGGGCGCTGGCGGCCGACCCCGGCACGGACGCCGCCCTCGTCGACCCGGAGCTGTTCACCACCGCCCCGTCCCCGGTCGACCCCGCGACCCGGGCCCGCCTGCTCGACCTGCTCGACCGCCGCGGGGTGGGCCTCGCGCTCGCGCTGCTGCGCGCACGGCCCGAGGCCGGGGTGGGGGACGTGTGCGCCGCGCTGCTCGCCGCCTCCGGCCTCGACCGGGTGGTCGACCGCCTGCGCGCCGAGGTGCGCGGACGCGTGGACCTGCTGGCCACCGTCGCCGCGGAACGGCGGGTCGCGGCGCTCGCCGAGGCGGAACGGGCGGCCCTGCGGGCCGACCGCCGACGCGGGGCCCCCGACGGCGGGGACCGGGACCTCGTCCGCCTGGCCGACCTGCTGGAGGATCTGCGGGCCCGGCCGGTGCACGTCGACCTCGCCCTCACCGAGGCGGCGGCCCGGCACGGCAGCGGTGCCCTGCCCCTGCCCGCCGACCTCGCGGCCGATCTCGTCCTGCTCGCCGACCCGGCCCCTGACCTCGCCGGTCGCCTCGGGCTCGCCGCCGGTGAGCTGGCCGGGCACGCGGCCCGCCGGGCGGCGACCTGGCGCGGCTACGCGAGCTGGGGCACCCCACCGGGGCGCGCCGACGTCGCCGGGACCGTGCACCGGGGGTGGGCGCGCCTCTGGGGCGAGCTGACGCGGTGA
- a CDS encoding NYN domain-containing protein, which produces MSPSPAPSPADLAHATGPVTLAGGSHPDDVAADVPAPPARTLLVWDAPNMDMSLGSLLGARPTSAFRPRFDAVGRWLLGLAGPEGLAEATVFTNVVPGSTEIVRPWVEALRNVGFAVFAKPKTAEDSDVDDDMLAHIEARHAEGGLEHVVVASGDGRAFREPLEALVEQGVRVTVIGFREYAAFAVASEVVAFLDLEEIEGVFREPLPRVSLDTLPAGGAWLQPLRSLRSLLDR; this is translated from the coding sequence GTGTCACCCTCCCCCGCGCCCTCCCCGGCCGACCTCGCGCACGCGACGGGCCCGGTGACGCTGGCCGGCGGGAGCCACCCGGACGACGTCGCGGCCGACGTGCCCGCCCCGCCCGCCCGGACGCTGCTCGTCTGGGACGCCCCGAACATGGACATGAGCCTCGGCTCGCTCCTCGGCGCCCGGCCCACCTCGGCGTTCCGCCCGCGCTTCGACGCGGTCGGCCGGTGGCTGCTCGGCCTGGCGGGGCCGGAGGGTCTCGCCGAGGCGACGGTGTTCACCAACGTCGTCCCCGGGTCCACCGAGATCGTGCGGCCCTGGGTCGAGGCGCTGCGCAACGTCGGGTTCGCGGTCTTCGCCAAGCCGAAGACCGCCGAGGACTCCGACGTCGACGACGACATGCTCGCCCACATCGAGGCGCGCCACGCCGAGGGCGGCCTGGAGCACGTGGTGGTGGCGTCCGGCGACGGGCGCGCCTTCCGCGAGCCGCTGGAGGCCCTCGTCGAGCAGGGCGTCCGGGTCACGGTCATCGGGTTCCGCGAGTACGCCGCGTTCGCCGTCGCCTCCGAGGTGGTGGCCTTCCTCGACCTCGAGGAGATCGAGGGCGTGTTCCGCGAGCCGTTGCCGCGCGTCAGCCTCGACACGCTGCCCGCCGGGGGTGCGTGGCTGCAGCCGCTGCGCTCGCTGCGGTCGCTGCTCGACCGCTAG